A stretch of the bacterium genome encodes the following:
- a CDS encoding MerR family transcriptional regulator, producing the protein MTEQRDNPTCGETGSRRFSLDELAALSGLPPRTVRYYIQEGVVDRPEGIRRGAWYEHRHLEQLLAIRRWQAAGLSLERIRELVRRHVEDDVPSAPRRPGDIEVWSHVALAEGLELLIEPGRAGLSPEQLRRLAVTCMQAADRIRSGKE; encoded by the coding sequence ATGACCGAGCAGCGCGACAACCCCACCTGCGGCGAAACCGGCTCGCGCCGCTTCAGCCTCGACGAGCTCGCCGCGCTGTCGGGCCTGCCGCCGCGCACGGTCCGCTACTACATCCAGGAGGGCGTCGTCGACCGGCCGGAGGGGATCCGGCGCGGCGCCTGGTACGAGCACCGTCACCTCGAGCAGTTGCTGGCGATCCGCCGGTGGCAGGCCGCGGGCCTGTCCCTCGAGCGCATCCGCGAACTGGTGCGCCGTCATGTGGAGGATGACGTGCCGAGCGCACCGCGCCGTCCGGGCGATATCGAAGTTTGGAGCCATGTCGCGCTGGCCGAGGGACTCGAGTTGCTGATCGAGCCCGGTCGCGCCGGACTGTCGCCGGAGCAGTTGCGCCGGCTGGCGGTCACCTGTATGCAAGCCGCCGACCGTATCCGGTCAGGCAAGGAGTGA
- a CDS encoding serine/threonine protein kinase: MPDNDLTRPSHPPDDRTVTGHSDGTVVPAAAATNLPPRVGRYRPLRIIGQGGMGIVYEAEQEEPRRRVALKVIRPELATADLRRRFAHESLFLGRLQHPGIAQVYEAGTAETPDGPLPFIAMELIEGVRLNEWARGRKGTPGGGEGTSPALRERVERMIRLCDAVHHAHQRGLIHRDLKPGNVLVDGEGRPRVLDFGVARPADVDLGTSLVTSHGELVGTLAYMSPEQLAGDPNDLDTRSDVYAMGVILYELLAGRPPLELGRRPLEETLRALREDEAPPLSQLDARLAGDLTVIAAKAMAKDREQRYASANGLAMDLQRYLDDEPISARAPGTVYLLRKFTRRHRPLVVAAAGVATALVLGVVVSTWQAVRATRAEKLAAARLDQAEAVTDFMQGMLESVQPEQARGNEVTVAEVLDRAAADLDQGQLSTRPIVELALRQSLGGTYRALGKYDLAERHLQRGRALADSLLPPSAPERLKVEMELARTLHSRGDYAATEQLIRAALPHVPPRSSLMVPALDVLADVCYSLVRWDECDSLRRLAVTIAKETAAPDSLEYAQTLLSYAFLANERSRTELADSLIALATPIYTRAYRPDDPRTVQLLMKQGESVRDAGRFADAVATFARGLSVVETSHGPDHPLKADLLWRIGEAQAGAGNLAAAESSLTTALEIRRRALGPRHRDIAVSLSTLAGVYAESGRVDAADSLMHEALSVQRGLFGPIYPAVAATIHDIADLERKRGRPAVAESLLVVARDILDQLPTPNPYLAAMNAYYHAMTLQDRGLHADAEAHFRREVALQQEVHRGPHDEVARSMGNLVTNLFRQGRKDEAATLQVEALAMLRQVGANGAVMATALGNTAYILDDAGRHAEAAPYHLDYIELTAEIFSEDKPDRTAGRARYFDNLASRGQWEEAEAQARAIIDWRRLHLAADDTRQVTGQVLLLEALLGLGRTAAADSALAALEAQLPRFASLPEVAEARLVRVREALKAARRQG, translated from the coding sequence ATGCCCGATAACGACCTGACCCGGCCGAGCCATCCCCCTGACGACCGGACTGTCACCGGCCACAGCGACGGGACCGTGGTTCCCGCCGCCGCCGCGACGAACCTGCCGCCGCGGGTCGGCCGCTACCGGCCCCTGCGTATCATCGGCCAGGGCGGCATGGGCATCGTGTATGAAGCCGAGCAGGAGGAGCCGCGCCGGCGCGTCGCGCTGAAGGTGATCCGGCCCGAGCTGGCGACGGCCGACCTGCGCCGCCGGTTCGCGCACGAGTCGCTCTTCCTCGGTCGCCTGCAACATCCCGGCATCGCCCAGGTCTACGAGGCAGGCACCGCCGAGACGCCCGACGGTCCTCTGCCTTTCATCGCCATGGAGCTGATCGAGGGCGTGCGTCTGAACGAATGGGCGCGCGGCAGGAAGGGAACGCCTGGCGGCGGGGAGGGAACCTCGCCGGCGCTGCGCGAGCGCGTCGAGCGCATGATCCGCCTGTGTGACGCCGTGCACCACGCGCACCAGCGCGGGCTCATCCACCGCGACCTGAAGCCGGGCAACGTACTCGTCGACGGCGAGGGCCGGCCGCGTGTGTTGGACTTCGGCGTGGCCCGCCCGGCCGACGTCGACCTCGGGACGTCGCTGGTCACGTCGCACGGCGAGCTGGTCGGCACGCTGGCCTACATGAGCCCCGAGCAGCTGGCCGGCGACCCCAACGACCTCGACACGCGCAGCGACGTCTACGCCATGGGCGTGATCCTCTACGAACTGCTGGCCGGGCGCCCGCCGCTGGAACTGGGCCGGCGTCCGCTAGAGGAAACCCTGCGCGCACTGCGCGAGGACGAGGCCCCGCCGCTGTCCCAGCTGGATGCCCGGCTGGCCGGCGATCTCACCGTGATCGCCGCCAAGGCGATGGCCAAGGACCGCGAGCAGCGCTACGCCTCGGCCAACGGCCTGGCGATGGACCTGCAGCGCTACCTCGACGACGAGCCCATCTCGGCCCGCGCGCCGGGTACGGTCTACCTGCTGCGCAAGTTCACGCGCCGCCACCGGCCGCTGGTGGTGGCTGCGGCCGGCGTGGCGACGGCGCTGGTGCTGGGCGTGGTCGTGAGCACCTGGCAGGCGGTGCGCGCCACGCGCGCCGAGAAGCTGGCGGCGGCACGGCTGGACCAGGCGGAGGCCGTCACGGATTTCATGCAGGGCATGCTCGAATCCGTCCAGCCCGAGCAGGCGCGCGGCAACGAAGTGACCGTCGCCGAGGTGCTGGACCGCGCCGCAGCCGACCTGGACCAGGGGCAGCTGTCCACGCGGCCGATTGTCGAACTGGCGCTGCGCCAGTCGCTGGGCGGCACCTACCGCGCCCTCGGCAAGTACGATCTCGCGGAACGGCACCTGCAGCGGGGACGGGCGCTGGCCGACTCGCTGCTGCCGCCGTCCGCGCCTGAGCGCCTGAAGGTGGAGATGGAACTGGCGCGTACGCTGCACAGCCGCGGCGACTACGCGGCAACCGAACAGCTGATCAGGGCGGCCCTGCCGCATGTGCCGCCGCGCAGTTCGCTCATGGTCCCCGCCCTGGATGTCCTGGCGGACGTCTGCTACTCGCTGGTCCGGTGGGACGAGTGCGACAGCCTGCGCCGGCTGGCCGTGACGATCGCGAAGGAAACCGCGGCTCCGGACTCGCTCGAGTATGCACAGACGCTGCTGTCGTACGCTTTCCTGGCCAACGAGCGCAGCCGGACCGAGCTGGCAGACAGCCTCATTGCCCTGGCGACACCCATCTACACACGCGCCTACCGGCCCGACGACCCGCGAACGGTGCAGCTCCTGATGAAGCAGGGCGAGTCCGTGCGCGACGCCGGCCGCTTTGCCGATGCGGTGGCGACGTTTGCGCGAGGCCTGTCCGTGGTCGAGACTTCCCATGGGCCCGACCATCCGCTGAAGGCCGACCTGCTGTGGCGCATCGGGGAGGCGCAGGCGGGCGCGGGCAACCTGGCCGCGGCCGAATCGAGCCTCACCACGGCGCTGGAAATCCGTCGCCGCGCACTGGGGCCCCGCCACCGCGATATTGCCGTGTCCCTGTCGACCCTGGCTGGGGTCTACGCCGAGTCGGGCCGCGTCGACGCCGCCGATTCACTGATGCACGAGGCGCTGTCCGTGCAGCGAGGGCTGTTCGGGCCCATCTACCCGGCCGTCGCGGCGACGATCCACGACATCGCGGACCTTGAACGGAAGCGGGGGCGCCCCGCTGTTGCCGAGAGCCTGTTGGTGGTGGCGCGCGACATCCTCGACCAGCTGCCGACGCCGAACCCCTACCTGGCCGCCATGAACGCCTACTACCACGCGATGACGCTGCAGGATCGCGGATTGCATGCCGACGCCGAGGCGCACTTCCGTCGTGAGGTTGCCCTCCAGCAGGAAGTCCACCGCGGCCCGCATGACGAGGTCGCCCGCTCGATGGGCAATCTCGTCACCAACCTGTTCCGCCAGGGCCGCAAGGACGAGGCGGCCACCCTGCAGGTCGAAGCTCTGGCGATGCTGCGCCAGGTGGGTGCCAACGGAGCGGTCATGGCCACCGCGCTCGGCAACACGGCATACATTCTCGATGACGCCGGCCGCCATGCCGAAGCGGCGCCCTACCACCTGGACTACATCGAGCTGACCGCCGAGATCTTCAGCGAGGACAAGCCGGACCGCACGGCGGGGCGCGCGCGCTACTTCGACAACCTGGCCAGTCGGGGGCAATGGGAAGAAGCCGAGGCCCAGGCACGGGCGATCATCGACTGGCGACGCCTGCACCTGGCGGCCGACGACACCAGGCAGGTCACCGGGCAGGTGCTGCTGCTCGAGGCGCTGCTCGGCCTGGGGCGCACGGCTGCCGCCGACAGCGCGCTGGCCGCCCTGGAGGCACAGTTGCCGCGCTTCGCGAGCCTGCCTGAGGTGGCTGAAGCGCGCCTGGTGCGGGTGCGCGAGGCGCTGAAGGCGGCGCGTCGGCAGGGTTGA
- a CDS encoding OmpA family protein: MKDQVTITLGDEGLVIEITDDSREELFGVGSADMNPVFEKTLDAIAAKLKGLPNSVRIEGYTDARPYPPGIDYSNWELSSDRANAARRRLEQRGLARGRFESVVGYGDGRLAAPSTPLSPANRRITITVLREIPIKPEPVQQSDGPVTGFRPFGETVQPSHRLPPAEEAQPDTAPHGAAGSDHNER; the protein is encoded by the coding sequence ATGAAGGACCAGGTCACGATCACGCTCGGCGACGAAGGCCTCGTGATCGAGATCACCGATGATTCCCGCGAGGAGCTGTTCGGGGTCGGCAGCGCCGACATGAACCCGGTCTTCGAGAAGACCCTCGACGCGATCGCAGCCAAGCTGAAGGGCCTGCCCAATTCGGTGCGCATCGAGGGCTACACCGATGCGCGCCCGTATCCGCCGGGCATCGACTACTCGAACTGGGAACTGTCGTCGGACCGCGCCAATGCCGCGCGGCGGCGCCTCGAGCAACGCGGGCTGGCACGTGGCCGCTTCGAGAGTGTCGTCGGCTACGGGGACGGCCGCCTGGCGGCGCCGTCGACACCGTTGTCGCCGGCCAACCGCCGCATCACCATCACGGTGCTGCGCGAGATCCCGATCAAGCCCGAGCCGGTCCAGCAGAGCGACGGGCCCGTCACCGGGTTCAGGCCGTTCGGCGAGACCGTGCAACCGAGCCACCGCCTGCCGCCCGCCGAAGAAGCGCAGCCGGATACGGCTCCGCATGGAGCGGCAGGCAGCGACCACAACGAGCGTTGA
- a CDS encoding VWA domain-containing protein, with protein sequence MSSQIPMTHVDRVPSLSCIPGFTAPVLESVSLDVDLEDLLALVEVRQGFANRDGEPVEAVYTFPVPRGAVLLSFTAKLGENELVGRIMPAAKAEDDYEEAVAGGDAAILLQEAEPGLYTVNIGNLLPGETALLTYRYAQLQYWQADTLRFALPTVVAPRYGRPSQSGLQPHQEIETDYFAHHEAEFSARIRGALLDAEITCRTHAIAVERQADQAIVRFADSGTRAMDRDIVLQLRRAKPAVANVVAEPTASGGGQVALLTLCPGQGRPTSPEGRFVKILVDCSGSMAGASIGQARDALRRILDSLRPQDHFAIVAFGSTHRNVTAETLPGTREAIAAAREAVATIHANMGGTELGAALLPLLARRDPDGRQGDVLLVTDGELADQVLVGKAAAVGGRIFTVGVGCAPGESLLSRLSEQTGGAAEFVTPGDDVAARIHRHFQRLFRPRVTALEVTWPGTVITERRDRDGGLFAGDTVHLLAHFKGAGEGEVAVRCELEDGTGGSTSLPLRRLAAAAGAVPAASLLERLLAAGELRTATESRRSLARKAVVRLTELAVRCELLSPWTSCLMVALRDDDAKTDGQPSLRKVAQMPAAGWAGHGVISAELCCSRAGFMEMEPAIHRDTVRFCLSAMPESVSPVPSATWTLGRLAALGVPQAVIDEAQHLVAGGHDEELTCLLLLRELLQAGLKLRLGRDRARLVRRGAQEAAARDPDLAALVAQVIAAQAGTLF encoded by the coding sequence ATGAGCAGCCAGATCCCCATGACGCATGTCGACCGCGTTCCTTCCCTGTCCTGCATCCCGGGCTTCACGGCGCCGGTGCTCGAATCGGTGTCGCTGGATGTCGATCTCGAGGACCTGTTGGCACTGGTTGAAGTGCGCCAGGGCTTCGCCAACCGGGACGGAGAGCCCGTCGAGGCCGTCTACACGTTCCCCGTGCCGCGCGGGGCCGTGCTGCTGTCGTTCACCGCGAAGCTGGGGGAGAACGAACTGGTCGGTCGCATCATGCCTGCGGCAAAGGCCGAGGACGACTACGAGGAAGCCGTGGCCGGGGGTGACGCCGCCATTCTCCTGCAGGAAGCCGAGCCCGGGCTCTACACCGTGAACATCGGCAACCTGCTGCCGGGCGAGACGGCGCTGCTCACCTATCGGTATGCCCAGTTGCAGTACTGGCAGGCCGACACGTTGCGCTTCGCGCTGCCGACAGTCGTGGCCCCGCGCTACGGCCGCCCGTCGCAGTCGGGCCTGCAGCCGCACCAGGAGATCGAGACCGACTACTTCGCGCACCACGAGGCAGAGTTCAGCGCCCGTATCCGCGGCGCGCTGCTCGACGCTGAGATCACCTGCCGGACCCACGCCATCGCCGTCGAACGGCAGGCCGACCAGGCGATCGTCCGCTTTGCCGACAGCGGCACCCGCGCCATGGATCGCGACATCGTGCTGCAGCTGCGGCGCGCGAAGCCGGCCGTAGCCAACGTCGTGGCCGAGCCGACCGCGTCCGGCGGCGGGCAGGTGGCGCTGCTCACCCTGTGTCCCGGGCAGGGCCGGCCGACGTCGCCCGAGGGCCGCTTCGTCAAGATCCTGGTCGATTGTTCGGGCTCGATGGCCGGCGCCTCGATCGGGCAGGCGCGCGATGCGCTGCGGCGCATCCTCGATTCACTGCGTCCGCAGGACCACTTCGCGATCGTGGCGTTCGGCTCCACGCACCGCAATGTCACGGCCGAGACGCTGCCCGGCACGCGCGAGGCGATCGCCGCCGCGCGCGAGGCGGTCGCGACCATCCACGCCAACATGGGCGGCACCGAACTGGGCGCCGCGCTGCTGCCGCTGCTGGCGCGCCGCGATCCGGACGGACGCCAGGGGGACGTCTTGCTGGTGACCGACGGCGAACTTGCCGACCAGGTCCTGGTCGGGAAGGCCGCCGCCGTCGGCGGACGCATCTTCACCGTCGGTGTCGGCTGTGCGCCGGGTGAAAGCCTGCTCAGCCGCCTCAGCGAACAGACCGGCGGCGCCGCCGAGTTCGTGACCCCCGGTGACGATGTTGCCGCGCGCATCCATCGGCATTTCCAGCGCCTGTTCCGGCCGCGGGTCACCGCGCTCGAAGTGACGTGGCCGGGCACGGTCATCACCGAGCGAAGGGACCGCGACGGCGGCCTCTTCGCCGGCGACACCGTGCACCTGCTGGCGCACTTCAAGGGCGCAGGTGAAGGCGAGGTTGCCGTGCGTTGCGAACTGGAGGACGGCACCGGCGGCAGCACCAGCCTGCCCCTGCGCCGCCTGGCCGCCGCCGCCGGCGCCGTGCCCGCCGCGAGCCTGCTCGAGCGCCTGCTCGCGGCCGGCGAGCTGCGGACCGCGACAGAGTCCCGGCGAAGCCTGGCCCGCAAGGCCGTGGTGCGGTTGACCGAACTGGCGGTGCGTTGCGAACTGCTGAGCCCGTGGACCTCGTGCCTGATGGTGGCCCTGCGTGATGACGATGCGAAGACCGACGGGCAACCGTCGTTGCGCAAGGTGGCGCAGATGCCGGCGGCCGGATGGGCCGGCCATGGGGTCATCAGTGCCGAACTGTGCTGCTCCCGGGCCGGCTTCATGGAGATGGAGCCCGCCATCCATCGTGACACGGTCCGTTTCTGCCTCTCGGCCATGCCGGAATCCGTCAGCCCGGTTCCTTCCGCCACCTGGACGCTCGGGCGCCTGGCGGCGCTCGGGGTGCCGCAGGCCGTCATCGACGAGGCACAGCACCTGGTCGCCGGTGGCCACGACGAGGAGCTGACCTGCCTGCTCCTCCTTCGCGAACTGCTCCAGGCCGGACTGAAGCTGCGCCTGGGCCGGGACCGTGCGCGCCTGGTCCGCCGCGGGGCCCAGGAGGCGGCGGCCCGCGACCCGGATCTGGCGGCGCTGGTGGCCCAGGTGATTGCCGCGCAGGCCGGAACCCTGTTCTAG
- a CDS encoding SDR family oxidoreductase: MDESRRGSTVLLTGATGYVGGRLLRLLEKRGHRVRALARRPEVLRPKVAASTEVVAGDVLDRASLDRALQGVEAAYYLVHSMGADGAFEEADRQAARNFGEAAKAAGVGRIIYLGGLASDEEHLSTHLRSRQEVGRVLRESGVPVLEFRASIVIGSGSLSFEMIRSLVERLPVMITPRWVRVMAQPIGIEDLQEYLAAALVLPVAQYRIYEIGGADRVSYLDIMREYAHQRGMKLRTLPVPVLTPYLSSLWLGLVTPLYARIGRKLIESIVHPTVVRDPAALTAFAVRPMGIAQAIRRALAYEEQEFALTRWSDALSSAGRQRPWGGVAFGTRLVDSRTLGTRATPAAAFAPIRSIGGDNGWYACNRLWQLRGLMDLAAGGVGMRRGRAHPTRLQVGDTVDFWRVEALEPDRRLRLIAEMKVPGQAWLEFEVTAEGDHTVIRQTAIFDPVGWLGRAYWYALFPVHQLVFAGMLKGIARRAER, translated from the coding sequence ATGGATGAATCCCGGCGAGGGAGCACGGTCCTGCTGACAGGCGCCACCGGCTACGTGGGCGGACGCCTGCTGCGGCTGCTGGAGAAGCGGGGCCATCGTGTGAGAGCCCTGGCCCGGCGACCGGAGGTGCTCCGGCCGAAAGTCGCCGCCTCGACCGAGGTGGTCGCGGGCGATGTCCTGGACCGTGCCAGCCTGGACCGGGCGCTGCAGGGTGTCGAAGCCGCCTACTACCTCGTGCACTCGATGGGTGCCGACGGCGCCTTCGAAGAGGCCGACCGGCAGGCCGCGCGAAACTTCGGCGAGGCCGCGAAGGCGGCCGGCGTCGGGCGCATCATCTACCTGGGCGGGCTGGCGAGCGACGAGGAACATCTCTCGACACACCTGCGCAGCCGGCAGGAAGTGGGACGGGTATTGCGCGAGTCCGGCGTGCCGGTCCTCGAATTCCGTGCTTCGATCGTGATCGGCTCGGGAAGCCTGTCCTTCGAGATGATCCGCTCGCTGGTGGAGCGGCTGCCGGTCATGATCACGCCCAGATGGGTGCGCGTGATGGCGCAGCCCATCGGCATCGAGGACCTGCAGGAGTACCTGGCGGCGGCGCTGGTGCTGCCGGTGGCGCAGTACCGCATCTACGAAATCGGCGGGGCCGACCGCGTCTCCTATCTGGACATCATGCGCGAGTACGCCCACCAGCGCGGCATGAAGCTGCGGACGCTGCCGGTACCGGTGCTGACGCCCTACCTGTCCAGCCTGTGGCTCGGGCTGGTGACGCCGCTCTATGCGCGCATCGGCCGCAAGCTGATCGAGAGCATCGTGCATCCCACCGTCGTGCGCGATCCCGCCGCACTGACCGCCTTCGCGGTGCGGCCGATGGGCATCGCCCAGGCCATCCGACGGGCCCTGGCCTACGAGGAACAGGAGTTCGCGCTCACTCGCTGGTCCGATGCCCTCTCGTCGGCGGGCCGCCAGCGCCCGTGGGGCGGCGTGGCTTTCGGCACCCGCCTGGTCGACTCGCGCACGCTGGGCACCAGGGCCACGCCTGCGGCCGCCTTCGCGCCGATCCGGTCGATCGGCGGCGACAACGGCTGGTACGCCTGCAACCGGCTGTGGCAGTTGCGCGGGTTGATGGACCTGGCGGCCGGCGGCGTCGGCATGCGGCGCGGCCGGGCGCATCCGACCCGCCTGCAGGTGGGCGACACGGTCGATTTCTGGCGTGTCGAGGCCCTGGAACCCGATCGCCGGCTGCGGTTGATCGCGGAGATGAAGGTGCCCGGCCAGGCGTGGCTCGAATTCGAGGTGACCGCCGAGGGCGACCACACCGTGATCCGCCAGACGGCGATCTTCGATCCCGTGGGCTGGCTCGGCCGCGCGTACTGGTATGCGCTCTTCCCCGTGCACCAGCTCGTGTTCGCCGGCATGCTCAAGGGGATCGCGCGCCGCGCCGAACGCTGA
- a CDS encoding FAD-dependent oxidoreductase: MSPRIAIVGTGIAGLTAARLLQRRHDITVFERDRRIGGHSHTVVVADGAGELGVDTGFIVFNRRTYPNFTRMLEILGVATQPGDMSFSFRDDGTGLEYGAPEPWRLFAQPGNLARPSFHHMVREILRFYREASAWLEQADEGTVLEEFLAERGYSHNFIESHLYPVCAAIWSSPHAAMGRYPAAALFRFFANHGLLSLTGRPQWRTVTGGSRRYVERLTDPFRDRIRTGTPVVRIVRDRDGVTIHTPEGGPERFDQVVLACHADQALAMLDAPTAREAEVLAAFPYAANETVLHSDTRILPRRRLAWASWNYHRGAGGDRAVTMTYDQNRLQRLRSERRYLVTLNRTTDLDPALVHARMNYEHPQYDARAVRMQAAVDELNGTNRTWYCGAYWGYGFHEDGVVSGLRVARAFGEELEP, translated from the coding sequence ATGAGCCCGCGCATCGCCATCGTGGGGACGGGCATCGCCGGGCTGACTGCCGCCCGGCTCCTGCAGCGGCGCCACGACATCACCGTGTTCGAGCGCGACCGTCGCATCGGGGGGCACAGCCACACGGTGGTTGTCGCCGATGGCGCGGGCGAACTCGGCGTCGACACCGGATTCATCGTCTTCAACCGCCGCACGTATCCGAACTTCACCAGGATGCTGGAGATCCTGGGCGTGGCGACCCAGCCCGGCGACATGAGCTTCAGCTTCCGGGACGACGGCACGGGCCTGGAGTACGGCGCCCCGGAACCGTGGCGGCTCTTTGCGCAGCCCGGCAACCTGGCGCGGCCTTCCTTCCACCATATGGTGCGGGAGATCCTCCGCTTCTACCGCGAGGCGTCCGCGTGGCTGGAGCAGGCTGATGAGGGCACGGTGCTCGAGGAGTTCCTGGCCGAACGGGGGTACTCGCACAATTTCATCGAGAGCCACCTGTATCCCGTGTGTGCGGCCATCTGGTCGAGTCCGCACGCGGCGATGGGCCGGTACCCGGCCGCGGCACTGTTCCGCTTCTTCGCCAACCACGGACTGCTGTCGCTGACCGGTCGCCCGCAGTGGCGCACGGTGACCGGTGGCTCGCGCCGCTACGTGGAGAGACTGACGGATCCGTTTCGCGACCGCATCCGGACCGGGACTCCGGTCGTGCGGATCGTACGTGACCGCGACGGCGTGACCATCCACACGCCGGAGGGCGGGCCCGAACGGTTCGACCAGGTCGTGCTGGCCTGCCACGCCGACCAGGCGCTGGCCATGCTCGACGCGCCGACGGCCCGCGAGGCCGAGGTCCTTGCGGCCTTTCCCTACGCCGCCAACGAGACCGTACTGCACTCCGACACCCGGATCCTGCCCCGTCGTCGGCTTGCCTGGGCCAGCTGGAACTACCACCGGGGCGCCGGCGGCGACCGGGCCGTGACCATGACCTACGACCAGAACCGACTGCAACGCCTGCGCTCGGAGCGGCGCTACCTGGTGACCCTGAACCGGACGACCGACCTCGATCCCGCGCTGGTCCACGCACGCATGAACTACGAGCACCCGCAGTACGACGCGCGGGCCGTGCGCATGCAGGCTGCTGTCGACGAACTCAACGGGACCAACCGCACCTGGTACTGCGGCGCCTACTGGGGCTACGGCTTCCACGAAGACGGCGTGGTGAGCGGCCTGAGGGTCGCGCGCGCCTTCGGCGAGGAGCTGGAACCGTGA
- a CDS encoding fasciclin domain-containing protein translates to MRKLGLWTMLLAAVALMAGLGGCSSNDSGLTGPDTGIKGAGDASDVGEVRTIDGTDIVDTAIGAGGFTTLVAAVQAAGLEGALRGEGPFTVFAPTDDAFANLPAGFVAQLLQPRNQAKLQELLLYHVAAGETFSNQLRRVQFVPTLSEKYLWVRKLWNGTVKVNNARVIAADVDASNGVIHVIDKVLVPVGFELVPEEPTADIVETAIAAGAFNTLVAAATAAELVGALQGEGPLTVFAPTDAAFANLPAGLVEALLLPENKAKLQELLLYHVVAGRILKGDLNVYQRVPTLQGSQVAVVKWFGNVWVNTSKVTAADVLATNGVIHVIDRVLIPRGFRLDTKSGSFSQESLEKLMKPVDDAELPPTEFPAEYQDNAL, encoded by the coding sequence ATGCGGAAGCTGGGACTCTGGACAATGCTGCTGGCAGCCGTAGCCCTGATGGCCGGGCTGGGTGGCTGCTCCTCGAACGACTCGGGCCTGACCGGTCCGGACACCGGGATCAAGGGGGCCGGCGACGCCAGTGACGTGGGCGAGGTGCGTACCATCGACGGCACCGACATCGTGGACACCGCCATCGGCGCCGGCGGCTTCACGACCCTGGTGGCCGCCGTCCAGGCCGCCGGCCTGGAAGGCGCCCTGCGCGGCGAGGGCCCGTTCACGGTCTTCGCGCCGACCGACGACGCCTTCGCCAACCTGCCCGCGGGCTTCGTCGCGCAGCTGCTGCAGCCGCGCAACCAGGCCAAGCTGCAGGAACTGCTGCTGTACCATGTCGCGGCCGGTGAGACCTTCTCGAACCAGCTGCGCCGCGTCCAGTTCGTGCCCACGCTGTCCGAGAAGTACCTCTGGGTGCGCAAGCTGTGGAACGGCACGGTCAAGGTCAACAATGCGCGCGTGATCGCGGCCGACGTCGACGCCAGCAACGGCGTCATCCACGTGATCGACAAGGTGCTGGTGCCGGTGGGCTTCGAACTGGTTCCCGAGGAGCCGACGGCCGACATCGTCGAGACCGCGATCGCCGCCGGTGCATTCAACACGCTGGTTGCGGCGGCCACTGCCGCCGAGCTCGTCGGCGCGCTGCAGGGCGAAGGCCCGCTGACCGTGTTCGCACCCACCGATGCCGCGTTTGCGAACCTGCCCGCCGGCCTGGTGGAGGCGCTGCTGCTGCCCGAGAACAAGGCCAAGCTGCAGGAACTGCTGCTGTACCACGTCGTGGCCGGCCGCATCCTGAAGGGCGACCTGAACGTCTACCAGCGCGTGCCGACACTGCAGGGCAGCCAGGTCGCCGTCGTCAAGTGGTTCGGCAACGTGTGGGTCAACACGTCGAAGGTGACCGCCGCCGACGTGCTGGCGACCAACGGCGTGATCCACGTGATCGACCGCGTGCTCATCCCGCGAGGCTTCCGCCTGGACACGAAGTCCGGCAGCTTCTCGCAGGAGAGCCTCGAAAAGCTGATGAAGCCGGTGGACGACGCGGAGCTGCCGCCGACCGAGTTCCCGGCCGAGTACCAGGACAATGCGCTCTAG
- the motA gene encoding flagellar motor stator protein MotA, translating to MIALLGILVVIGSVLGGFGMAKGPFATLYQPAELVTICGAAFGTIMISTPIKVLKHLGQMFPIIFKGSPYTKATYIELLTMQFEVFSKMRKNGLLALEEDVADPAASPTFQNYPKFLGNKKAVTFFCDSLKLLIDGTDAGDAEHIMTSDMATQQEEGALPAGVMQKVGDAMPALGIVAAVMGIIVTMQSLDGPPEVLGHHVAAALVGTFLGILFSYGFFQPLGGAIECIARDENKYMQCMMVGLISSAQGASPRTAIEQVRRVIYTSERPTSVDVAEAVNSIKSRV from the coding sequence ATGATCGCGCTTCTTGGCATCCTCGTGGTCATCGGCTCGGTGCTCGGTGGATTCGGTATGGCGAAGGGTCCCTTCGCCACGCTCTACCAGCCGGCCGAGCTGGTCACCATCTGCGGCGCCGCCTTCGGCACCATCATGATCAGCACACCGATCAAGGTGCTCAAGCACCTGGGCCAGATGTTCCCGATCATCTTCAAGGGCTCGCCATACACGAAGGCGACGTACATCGAGCTGCTGACCATGCAGTTCGAGGTGTTCTCGAAGATGCGCAAGAACGGCCTGCTGGCGCTCGAGGAAGACGTGGCCGATCCCGCGGCCAGCCCCACCTTCCAGAACTACCCGAAGTTCCTCGGCAACAAGAAGGCCGTAACCTTCTTCTGCGATTCGCTCAAGCTGCTGATCGACGGCACCGACGCCGGCGATGCCGAGCACATCATGACGTCCGACATGGCGACGCAGCAGGAAGAGGGCGCACTGCCGGCCGGCGTGATGCAGAAGGTCGGCGACGCCATGCCGGCGCTGGGCATCGTGGCCGCCGTCATGGGTATCATCGTGACGATGCAGAGCCTGGACGGCCCGCCGGAAGTGCTGGGTCACCACGTGGCCGCCGCGCTCGTCGGCACGTTCCTGGGCATCCTGTTCTCGTACGGGTTCTTCCAGCCGCTGGGCGGCGCCATCGAGTGCATCGCCCGCGACGAGAACAAGTACATGCAGTGCATGATGGTCGGCCTGATCAGCTCGGCGCAGGGCGCCTCGCCGCGCACGGCGATCGAACAGGTGCGCCGCGTGATCTACACCTCGGAGCGGCCGACTTCGGTCGACGTGGCCGAGGCCGTCAATTCCATCAAGTCCCGCGTCTAG